A region of the Tepidisphaeraceae bacterium genome:
GTCGTTCATGCGGATACCGGTTCTCCCAGGTAGGCCCCGATCACCTTCGGATCGCTCTGCACTTGGGCCGGCGTGCCAATGGCGATGGTCTCGCCGTGGTCCAGCACCGCGATGCGGTCGCAGAGGCTCATGACTAGCCGCATGTCGTGCTCGATCAGCCAGATGCCCACGCCGAATTGCTGGCGGATCTGGCGGATGAGGTGCGTCAGCTCGACCTTCTCGCTGGGGTTCATGCCGGCCGCCGGCTCGTCCAGCAGCAGGATCTTCGGCCCCGTCGCCAGCGCCCGTGCGATTTCTAATCGCCGCTGATCGCCATACGGCAGATTGCGGGCCAGCAGGCTGGCCTTGCCCGACAGCCCCAGCGTGTGCAGCAGTTCCATGCCCCTGCGGCGCATGTCGTCCTGTTCGCGCCGGAACTTCGGGCTGCGGATAATCGTCCCCAGCAGCCCATGCTCGGCCGACCGGTTGTACCCCACGATCACGTTGTCCAGCACCGTCATCTGCCCGAACAGCCGTATGTTCTGAAACGTCCGCGCCAGCCCCGCATGGTTGATCTGCACCGGCGACGCCCCATCGATCCGCTTGCCGTTCAGCGTGATGTGCCCGCTGGTCGGCGCGTACACACCGGTGATGACGTTGAACGCCGTCGTCTTGCCCGCCCCGTTGGGCCCGATCAAGCCGACCAGTTCCCCCGCGTCCACCGCCAACGAGAAATCCGTCAGCGCCCGCAGGCCGCCGAAGCGCACGGAGATGTTGTCGACCTGCAGCAACGGCATATCAAAATCAACCACGAAGACACGAAGTCACAAGGCATCGCTCGAAGGGCCAGACCGCTCTTCGTGCCTTCGCGCCTTCGTGGTTCAACTTTCTTCCTTCGGCACCGGCAGCGGATGTTGTTCCAGCAACGCCACGACTCCGAGGATCAGCACCGTCTGCCCGACGATCATCGCCGCCAGGAACCCCGACCGCACGTGCGGCAGCACGATGGCCGCGGCGCTGGTGGCGGCCGTCACCAGGTAGATGCACAGCACCGCCGTCCGCCGACTCATGCCGCGGGCCACCAGGCGGTGCGAAAAATGGTTCGTGTCGCCCACGAATGGGCTCTTGCCGTTCCGCAGGCGAATGATGCTCACCACCACCAAATCGTACAGCGGCACCGCCAGCACGATCAGTGGCGCCACCACCGCGTACCAACCCGCGCCGAAGTCGGCCCCCGGCGGCAGGAACGTCGTCCGCACCGTCAACACGCCCAGCAGAAACCCCACCACCAGCGACCCCGCATCGCCCATGAAGATGGTGGCCGGCGAAAAGTTGAAGCAGAGAAACCCCAGCAGCGCCCCCAGCAACAAGGCCAGCGCCGCCGCCACGAACCACTGCTGAATCGACAGCGTCGCCACCAGAAACGCCGTCGTGCAGACGGCCGCCACACCGGCGCTCAGGCCGTCCATGTTGTCGAGAAAGTTGAACGCGTTGGTGATGGCCGTGATCCAGAGCACCGTCGCCACGATCGCCAGCACCGATCCGAGGGCCGTCAGGATCCGCAGGTCCGGGAAGGCGACCACGATGGCCGTCGTCACCGCGAGCTGGATGAACAGCTTCGCGTACGGCCCCAGCGCCTCGCGATCGTCGCGCAACCCCATCAGGTGCAGCACGAGCGCCCCGCCCAGAATGCTGAGGACGAGCGGCGTCTGCTCGCGCGCGCCGCCAACGTAAGCGTTGAGAGTTTGGGCCCGTTCCACGAACTCGGCGGGCGCGTCGGGCGGTAGGGATCTGGGCGTCATCAGCCAGACGATCACCAACCCAGCCGCCACCGGCAGCAGAAAGCCCGCCATGATCCCCACGCCTCCACCCAGTGGCTTCGGGTTGTGATGAATCTTGCGATGCCCCGGCTTGTCCACGAACCCAATGCGCGGCGAGATGTGCTTCATCGCCAACGTCACCATCCACGAGACGGCGAACGCGACGAAGATCAACGTGAAAAGCAAAATCGTCATGTGACCGCGCGAAGATACCGGCGGCGGTCATTTGAGGAAAGGAGCGGGCGAGACGAACTTACACGCGTCGCGGCTCGATTACCGTGGCATGGGCGTCTCGCCCATGCGGGTCAGCAGGAGGGAAGACTGGATTTGTTGCAACCACCCCGACTCGATGCAGGCCCCCAACAACATCCCCCGCTTCGACCCAATGCATGGGCGAGACGCCCATGCCACGGCCAATGCCCGCCCCTACACCATCGCCGTTTCGCGGCGTTCATTGCTGGCCGCATCCTTGAACGGCGGGCGCATCGTCAGGCCCAGGCCGGTCAACAGCGCCTTGTCCTCGTCGAAATCATTCGTCGGCGCCAGCGTCAGCATGCGCTTGGTTTCCGATGAGAAGATGCTGTTCGCCCCCGCCATGAAGCACAGCGCCTGCTCAGCGCTCGACAGCGTCGCCCGCCCCGCGCTCAAACGAATCGTCGACTTCGGAAACACGATCCGCGCCGTCGCGATCATGCGAAGGCTCTGCGTGAACGGCACCTCTTCATTCAACTGCAACGGCGTCCCCTCCACGCGCGATAAGATATTGACGGGAACCGATTCCGGCTGCTGCGGCAGGTTCGCCAGGGTACACAGCATGCTCACGCGGTCATCGACCGTTTCGCCCAGCCCGATGATCCCGCCGCTGCAGACCGTCACGTTCGTCTTGCGCACGTTGGCGATCGTGTCCAGCCGATCCTGATACGTGCGCGTGGTGATGATCGTCTCGTAATACTCCGCCGACGTGTCCAGATTGTGGTTGTAGGCGTACAGCCCCGCGTCCTCGAGCTTCTTGGCCTGCTCCTCGGTCAGCATGCCCAGCGTGCAGCAGACTTCCAAGCCCATGTCCGTCACGTCGCGCACCATGTCGAGCACGCGGTCGAACTGTTTGTTGTCGCGCACCTCGCGCCACGCCGCCCCCATGCAGACGCGCGTCACGCCGGCTTCCTTCGCCTTCTGCGCGATCGCCACCACCTCGTCCTTCGGCATCAGCGGGCTGGCCTTCACCTCCGTCTCGTACCGGCTGCTCTGGCTGCAATAGCTGCAGTCCTCCGGGCACCCGCCGGTCTTGATGGAGATGAGTTTGCAGACCTGCACCTCGCGCGGGTCGTGGTGCTGCCGATGCACCGTGGCCGCATCGTAAACGAGGTCCATCAACGGCCGATCGTGTATCGCCCGAATCTCATCCACGGTCCAATCATGACGAACAACTGCAGACATCTTCTCTCCGTTGGTACGACCCGCCCGGCATGATACGGAAAGCCGACGAAAGGGGGAAGTTGACGGGGGAAGTGCGGATTGCGGATTGCGGATTGCGGATTGCGGATTGCGGAAGGATGCACGCGAAACATGCCCGGCGCAAGGGTTCTCTTCCGCGGGACGGGCATTCTTGCCTGTCTTTCTCTCTTCTGTAGGACAGGCATTCCTGCCTGTCTCTCCCCCCGTCCGCCTCTCCCGCCGTATTCTCTCTTCTGTGGCACAGTCATTCTTGCCTGTGTCTCTTCTGCCTTCGACTTCTGGATCTGGTGGGACGGACATTCTTGTCTGTCTCTCTTTTGCAGTTCAGAAGAGACGCGAAGGCGCGAAGGGCGCGAAGCGAACGCGAAGAAGAGAGTCGAACCACAGAGGACTCAGAGAGCACAGAGGCAGGCACAGAGATTATCGTTCTGTATTGGGATTTGGGCCTTGGTCATCTGTTTGGCATTGGGGCTTGGTCATTCCTCTTCCCCGCCCTTCCCCATCACGCCGCCGGCAGCATCGCTGGCGGCGAGCCAGTCACCCCCAACGCCCGCACCGTCCCCTCACTCCCACTCATCACCCGCGTCACGTCGTACTTCCCCTGCCCGACGAACCGTCCCGCGTTCACCTCGTCCAGCCACCGATCGCGCAGTTCCCGCGCCGCCGCGATCAGCCGCGGGTCGGCCTTCTTCGCCTTGCGCTGCGGCTTGGCCTTCACCACCGCCATCGCCGTCGTCTGCAGCGCTGGCGATTCACCGACAACCTCGCTCGCCGCCGCCTCCGTCTGCTCCATCACCGGCGGGCCAAACTGCACGCGCGCCCGCACCGCAGGCTTCACCGATTGCCGATTTGCGATTGCCGATTTGCGATTGGAAGAATCAACCCTTCGCCGCTCCACCGCCTTCTTTTCATCCGGCAATTGGCACTCGACATTCGGCATTCCCTCGCCCTCCGGCAGCACCACCGGCATCGCATCCCGCCAATTCACGCCCGGCGGAATCGGCAGCACGATCCGATCCTCGTTCATCGCCCCGCCCGCCGTCTTGC
Encoded here:
- a CDS encoding ABC transporter ATP-binding protein; the protein is MPLLQVDNISVRFGGLRALTDFSLAVDAGELVGLIGPNGAGKTTAFNVITGVYAPTSGHITLNGKRIDGASPVQINHAGLARTFQNIRLFGQMTVLDNVIVGYNRSAEHGLLGTIIRSPKFRREQDDMRRRGMELLHTLGLSGKASLLARNLPYGDQRRLEIARALATGPKILLLDEPAAGMNPSEKVELTHLIRQIRQQFGVGIWLIEHDMRLVMSLCDRIAVLDHGETIAIGTPAQVQSDPKVIGAYLGEPVSA
- a CDS encoding MraY family glycosyltransferase gives rise to the protein MTILLFTLIFVAFAVSWMVTLAMKHISPRIGFVDKPGHRKIHHNPKPLGGGVGIMAGFLLPVAAGLVIVWLMTPRSLPPDAPAEFVERAQTLNAYVGGAREQTPLVLSILGGALVLHLMGLRDDREALGPYAKLFIQLAVTTAIVVAFPDLRILTALGSVLAIVATVLWITAITNAFNFLDNMDGLSAGVAAVCTTAFLVATLSIQQWFVAAALALLLGALLGFLCFNFSPATIFMGDAGSLVVGFLLGVLTVRTTFLPPGADFGAGWYAVVAPLIVLAVPLYDLVVVSIIRLRNGKSPFVGDTNHFSHRLVARGMSRRTAVLCIYLVTAATSAAAIVLPHVRSGFLAAMIVGQTVLILGVVALLEQHPLPVPKEES
- the bioB gene encoding biotin synthase BioB, which codes for MSAVVRHDWTVDEIRAIHDRPLMDLVYDAATVHRQHHDPREVQVCKLISIKTGGCPEDCSYCSQSSRYETEVKASPLMPKDEVVAIAQKAKEAGVTRVCMGAAWREVRDNKQFDRVLDMVRDVTDMGLEVCCTLGMLTEEQAKKLEDAGLYAYNHNLDTSAEYYETIITTRTYQDRLDTIANVRKTNVTVCSGGIIGLGETVDDRVSMLCTLANLPQQPESVPVNILSRVEGTPLQLNEEVPFTQSLRMIATARIVFPKSTIRLSAGRATLSSAEQALCFMAGANSIFSSETKRMLTLAPTNDFDEDKALLTGLGLTMRPPFKDAASNERRETAMV